The Tepidibacter aestuarii genome contains a region encoding:
- a CDS encoding methyl-accepting chemotaxis protein, translated as MLKIPYKEKLQTKICLAFLISILLIVSTLSSIIYFKSYDMLVNNVGKKASKIVEVAAKTIDIKELKDLKTAEDMDKPYFNKMGESLNNIRNIAGAKYLYVMRKNENGEYVYVIESADYDSEEATEIGEIEDTYYPGFEDVMQGKMHIDNKILVDQYGALLSAYYPLKDINDNIVGFVGVDYNVADEYKEFQEFKSTIFIIAIVLSILAIIFGVIFSRSISKPLINLTQVANKIANYDFSINNINIKDKGEIGLLTNSFNTMAENIRTLISNIKDTSIKLDNTSESIASSTEEVSVSSEEISKTVQEIASGANDQAVETNSCVEITNNLAKKIENMGEKLKSTVSYTANMKEKNELGITSIEELDNSFKETTQATMIVGNSIEELAEKSKSIGMIIETIKSISQQTNLLALNAAIEAARAGEHGKGFAVVAEEIRKLADESSKSTEEIQNIIDKIIQVIDNTNNVMNNSKNIVNSTNNYFKQTKDVFNEIKISADNVTKQIKLLTDDINYIEKDKDNVLNSIENISSVAEESSAATEQISASSQEQTACIEEVASSIQELSNMSNMLSESVKVFKV; from the coding sequence ATGCTGAAAATACCATATAAAGAAAAATTACAAACTAAAATTTGTTTGGCATTTTTAATAAGTATTTTATTAATTGTTTCTACATTATCAAGTATAATATATTTTAAAAGCTATGATATGTTGGTTAATAATGTGGGTAAAAAAGCTTCTAAAATTGTAGAAGTTGCTGCTAAAACTATTGATATAAAAGAACTTAAAGATTTAAAAACGGCAGAAGATATGGATAAACCATATTTTAATAAAATGGGAGAAAGTCTTAATAATATTAGAAATATAGCTGGAGCAAAATATTTGTATGTAATGAGAAAAAATGAAAATGGTGAATATGTTTATGTAATAGAAAGTGCAGATTATGATAGTGAAGAAGCAACAGAAATTGGAGAAATAGAAGATACTTATTATCCAGGTTTTGAAGATGTTATGCAAGGAAAAATGCATATAGACAATAAAATACTAGTTGATCAGTATGGTGCACTTTTATCTGCATATTATCCTTTGAAAGATATAAATGATAATATAGTAGGCTTTGTAGGCGTAGACTATAATGTAGCTGATGAATATAAAGAGTTTCAAGAATTTAAATCCACTATTTTCATAATAGCTATAGTATTATCAATATTAGCAATAATATTCGGAGTTATATTTTCAAGAAGTATATCAAAGCCACTAATAAATTTAACTCAAGTAGCTAACAAAATTGCCAACTACGATTTTAGCATTAATAATATTAATATTAAAGATAAAGGTGAAATTGGTTTATTAACAAATAGTTTCAATACCATGGCTGAAAACATTAGAACTTTAATAAGTAACATTAAAGATACATCTATAAAGTTAGATAATACATCTGAATCAATAGCATCATCTACTGAAGAAGTAAGTGTATCAAGTGAAGAAATTTCAAAAACAGTTCAAGAAATTGCTTCTGGTGCAAATGATCAGGCTGTAGAAACTAATAGCTGTGTAGAGATAACTAATAATCTAGCTAAAAAAATAGAAAATATGGGTGAAAAATTAAAATCAACGGTTAGTTATACTGCAAATATGAAAGAGAAAAATGAATTAGGTATAACCTCTATTGAAGAACTTGATAATAGTTTTAAGGAAACTACTCAAGCTACAATGATAGTTGGAAATAGTATAGAAGAATTAGCAGAGAAATCAAAATCTATAGGTATGATAATAGAAACAATTAAATCAATATCGCAACAAACTAACTTATTGGCTTTAAATGCTGCTATTGAAGCTGCCAGAGCCGGAGAACATGGTAAAGGATTTGCAGTTGTGGCTGAAGAGATACGAAAACTAGCAGATGAATCTTCAAAGTCAACTGAAGAAATACAAAATATTATAGATAAGATAATACAAGTAATAGACAATACAAATAATGTTATGAATAATTCTAAAAATATAGTTAATAGTACAAATAATTATTTTAAACAAACTAAAGATGTATTTAATGAAATTAAAATATCAGCAGATAATGTTACAAAACAAATAAAATTATTAACTGATGATATTAACTATATTGAAAAAGATAAAGATAATGTATTAAATTCAATAGAAAATATATCATCAGTAGCAGAAGAATCCTCAGCCGCTACAGAGCAAATTAGTGCATCTTCTCAAGAGCAAACTGCATGTATAGAAGAAGTTGCTTCATCAATACAAGAATTGAGTAATATGTCAAATATGTTGTCAGAATCGGTTAAAGTATTTAAAGTTTAA
- a CDS encoding copper amine oxidase N-terminal domain-containing protein, producing the protein MKKRISILLTFILIFSLTLTGFAETNDIKVQLNGEILTFDVAPQIINGTTLLPARNIVEKLGGSIEYIADTRTVIAKKDGTVATLQVDNNSAKIEKDGEVKEVTLNESPKIINGRTLIPVRFVSEAFDTKVGWDEFKRTVVIIDYNEIIKSLDETLKSETPAFYEFLNTGYKQPNTAVSKCNFSIDFKSTPNMNSIDNYSALMMFGAIQGGFDVTSTSSINNDNILIDMNIKAKGMIKEFLKNEDLGFKDLDDINLKLLLSEKSMYIQSDLFNKVENLKALNIGDKWVKFDMSEEDMIAFSQMREMIKSDNSKPIDVLYESIKNPTTNINTKTYESTSMIYEIVPKLLGDDNFKLSKSGNTKTYTLKIDSDDYINLIMDMSSKYSDEDLTKDADFIKLKDTLKFNYDLTINVKDDYVTDETLDMNLDINSDEQGKFNLGFKLNSTVSDINSDSIKIDIPADSDTIDSETFKNY; encoded by the coding sequence ATGAAAAAAAGAATTAGTATACTTTTAACTTTTATTCTGATATTTAGTTTGACATTAACAGGCTTTGCTGAAACTAATGACATAAAGGTTCAATTAAATGGAGAAATTTTAACTTTTGATGTAGCTCCTCAAATCATCAATGGAACTACTCTTCTTCCAGCAAGAAATATAGTAGAAAAACTAGGTGGATCTATCGAGTATATAGCAGATACTAGAACTGTTATAGCGAAGAAAGATGGTACTGTAGCAACTCTTCAAGTTGATAATAATTCAGCTAAAATTGAAAAAGACGGTGAAGTAAAAGAAGTAACATTAAATGAATCACCAAAAATTATAAACGGCAGAACTTTAATACCTGTTAGATTTGTATCAGAGGCATTTGATACAAAGGTTGGATGGGATGAATTTAAAAGAACTGTAGTTATAATAGATTATAATGAGATAATTAAATCTTTAGATGAGACTTTAAAATCTGAAACACCAGCTTTTTATGAATTTTTAAACACAGGATATAAGCAACCTAATACAGCAGTTTCAAAATGTAACTTTAGTATAGATTTTAAATCAACTCCAAATATGAACTCTATAGATAACTATTCAGCTTTGATGATGTTTGGCGCAATTCAAGGAGGATTCGATGTTACTTCTACATCTTCCATAAATAATGATAATATCTTAATAGACATGAATATAAAAGCTAAAGGAATGATAAAAGAATTCTTAAAAAATGAAGATTTAGGATTTAAAGATCTAGATGATATCAATCTAAAATTATTGTTAAGTGAAAAATCTATGTACATACAATCAGATTTATTTAATAAAGTTGAAAATTTAAAAGCTTTAAATATAGGCGATAAGTGGGTAAAATTTGATATGTCTGAAGAAGATATGATAGCTTTTAGTCAAATGAGAGAAATGATTAAATCTGATAATTCAAAACCAATTGACGTTCTTTATGAATCAATCAAAAATCCTACTACAAATATAAATACTAAAACTTATGAAAGTACTTCAATGATTTATGAAATTGTTCCAAAACTTTTAGGTGACGATAACTTTAAGCTATCTAAATCAGGAAATACTAAAACATATACTTTAAAAATAGATTCAGATGATTATATAAATTTAATAATGGATATGTCTTCAAAATACTCAGATGAAGATTTAACTAAAGACGCTGATTTTATAAAGTTAAAAGATACTCTTAAATTTAATTATGACTTAACAATTAATGTAAAAGATGATTATGTTACAGATGAAACTCTTGATATGAATCTTGACATTAACTCTGATGAACAAGGGAAGTTCAATTTAGGGTTTAAATTAAACTCAACTGTAAGTGATATAAATAGCGATTCTATTAAAATAGATATACCCGCTGACTCTGATACAATTGATTCTGAAACTTTTAAAAATTACTAG
- a CDS encoding bifunctional diguanylate cyclase/phosphodiesterase yields MDKKIKIYNKLSSSINQKNNPFFILKNQCITNCNNLALDLFNNYPLAIAIIDNNHKIIDINENFTKLFQYDFSEIKNKRIEEIIYKEDIYDSDSDNIINQGPVIRKRVKRKRKDNKIIDVDIIAYPIIIYGDKIGISVIYTDVTKKIKYEKQLKLFEKALENNTEGIVITDKYGNIEWVNNAFTQITGYKSSEVIGENLTILKSDKCENECYKEILECILTKGKWTGEILNKNKSGKTYNQWITIYSIKDEDNKTTHFTGIIRDITDKKENEEKIEYMSFRDSITGLYNRTFFIDKLDSEISKNTNKNLAVLYLDLDDFKRINDTLGHSVGDKVLKEFSMRIQKCVRDIDTVARIGGDEFIILMPQLENKMIYINIANSIVNSLREPIIVNQKKLEVSASIGISEYPNNGKDAETLMKNADIAMYKAKENKNVHEKRISLFHSNMNNQIKEDFELSNHLRYAIEKNELLLYYQPIIDISTQKIIGAEALLRWKHPKFGFISPEKFIPIAEKNGLIDKIGTWVLKNAYRQNKEWHDKGYYFLKISVNISVNQLKQKKFPQLVSDILKEINLDPKYLELEITESISAQNIYNIEKILHNLEELGISLSIDDFGTGYSSLGQLKKLPISKLKIDKSFINDIDNEHKNTEIPLAIITMAKSLNIKVVAEGIETKEQLEFLKENECEFGQGYLFSCPVDSTSFEKILSMENSKQISKVLI; encoded by the coding sequence ATGGATAAAAAAATAAAGATATATAACAAATTAAGTAGTTCTATTAATCAAAAAAACAATCCTTTTTTTATTTTAAAAAATCAATGTATTACTAACTGTAATAATTTAGCTTTAGATTTATTTAATAATTATCCTTTAGCTATAGCAATTATAGATAACAACCATAAAATAATAGACATTAATGAAAATTTCACTAAATTATTTCAGTATGATTTTAGTGAGATTAAGAATAAAAGAATTGAAGAAATTATATATAAGGAAGATATTTATGATAGTGATTCAGATAATATAATAAATCAAGGTCCAGTAATAAGAAAAAGAGTTAAAAGAAAGAGAAAGGACAATAAAATTATAGATGTAGATATAATAGCATATCCCATAATAATCTATGGAGATAAAATTGGAATATCTGTAATATACACCGACGTAACAAAGAAAATTAAATATGAAAAGCAATTAAAATTATTTGAAAAAGCATTAGAGAATAATACGGAAGGAATTGTTATTACTGATAAATACGGAAATATAGAATGGGTAAATAATGCATTTACTCAGATAACAGGCTATAAAAGTAGTGAAGTTATAGGTGAAAACCTTACAATATTAAAATCTGATAAATGTGAAAATGAGTGTTATAAAGAAATATTGGAATGTATACTAACTAAAGGTAAATGGACAGGTGAAATATTAAATAAAAATAAAAGTGGAAAAACTTATAATCAGTGGATAACTATATATTCTATTAAAGATGAAGATAATAAGACTACTCATTTTACAGGAATAATTAGGGACATAACTGATAAGAAGGAAAATGAAGAAAAAATTGAATATATGTCATTTAGAGACAGTATTACTGGTCTTTACAATAGAACTTTTTTTATAGATAAGCTAGATAGTGAAATATCAAAAAATACTAATAAAAATTTAGCAGTTCTATATTTAGATTTAGACGACTTTAAAAGGATAAATGATACCTTGGGCCATTCGGTTGGAGATAAGGTTTTAAAGGAATTTTCAATGAGAATTCAAAAATGTGTTAGAGATATAGATACAGTTGCTAGAATAGGTGGAGATGAATTTATTATACTAATGCCACAATTGGAAAATAAGATGATATATATAAATATAGCAAATTCTATTGTTAATTCTTTAAGGGAACCTATTATAGTAAATCAAAAAAAATTAGAAGTTTCAGCTAGTATAGGAATATCAGAGTACCCCAATAATGGAAAAGATGCTGAAACATTAATGAAAAATGCTGACATAGCAATGTATAAGGCAAAAGAAAATAAAAACGTTCATGAAAAACGCATCAGCTTATTTCACTCTAATATGAACAATCAAATAAAAGAAGATTTTGAATTATCTAATCATTTGAGATATGCTATAGAAAAAAATGAGTTATTACTATACTATCAACCGATAATAGATATTAGTACGCAAAAAATAATTGGAGCAGAAGCCTTACTTAGATGGAAACATCCTAAATTTGGATTCATATCTCCTGAAAAATTTATACCTATAGCTGAAAAAAATGGACTTATAGACAAAATTGGTACATGGGTACTTAAAAATGCGTATAGACAAAATAAAGAATGGCATGATAAAGGATATTATTTTCTAAAGATCTCAGTGAATATATCAGTAAATCAATTAAAACAAAAGAAATTTCCTCAATTAGTTTCTGATATTCTAAAGGAAATAAATCTTGATCCAAAGTATTTAGAATTAGAAATAACAGAAAGTATTTCTGCTCAAAATATATATAATATTGAAAAGATATTACATAATTTAGAAGAATTAGGGATAAGTCTTTCTATTGATGACTTTGGGACAGGTTATTCTTCTTTAGGGCAGCTGAAAAAATTACCTATTTCTAAATTGAAAATTGATAAAAGTTTTATTAATGATATTGATAATGAACATAAAAATACGGAAATACCTTTAGCAATTATTACAATGGCAAAAAGTTTAAATATAAAAGTTGTAGCAGAAGGTATTGAAACAAAAGAACAGTTAGAATTCTTAAAAGAGAATGAATGTGAATTTGGGCAAGGGTATTTGTTTAGTTGTCCTGTTGATAGCACTTCATTTGAAAAGATATTATCAATGGAAAATTCAAAACAAATTAGCAAGGTATTAATTTAA
- a CDS encoding ABC transporter ATP-binding protein, with amino-acid sequence MIQIKNLSKTFNKNTINEKQVFDKLSLDIEDGDFITIIGSNGAGKSTLLNMISGSLDKDSGIINVDDKDISELKEYKRSKFIARVYQDPSFGTSPSMTILENLSMAMNKGNKFGLSMGISKKNIDYIRKILSELSLGLEDQLNTKVSLLSGGQRQALSLIMATIKNPDILLLDEHTAALDPKTSQRIIELTERIVERKKITTLMITHNLNHAISMGNRLLMMHGGKVVLDIKEDEKKGLNIDKLLSYFEKIQSRDGLSDRVVFS; translated from the coding sequence ATGATTCAAATAAAGAACTTATCCAAAACATTCAATAAAAATACTATAAATGAAAAGCAAGTATTTGATAAATTATCACTTGATATAGAAGACGGTGATTTTATAACTATAATAGGAAGTAATGGAGCTGGAAAATCAACTCTTTTAAATATGATATCAGGAAGTTTAGATAAAGATAGTGGGATCATAAATGTAGATGATAAAGATATATCAGAGCTTAAAGAATACAAACGATCAAAATTTATAGCACGAGTATATCAGGATCCAAGCTTTGGAACATCTCCATCAATGACTATACTAGAAAATTTATCTATGGCTATGAATAAAGGAAATAAATTCGGATTATCAATGGGTATTTCAAAAAAGAATATAGATTATATTAGAAAAATATTGTCGGAATTATCATTAGGACTTGAAGATCAACTTAATACTAAGGTATCTCTTTTATCGGGAGGTCAAAGGCAGGCACTATCTCTTATAATGGCAACTATAAAAAATCCGGATATACTATTATTAGATGAACATACAGCAGCCCTTGATCCTAAAACTTCTCAAAGAATAATAGAGCTTACTGAGAGAATAGTAGAAAGAAAAAAAATTACAACTCTTATGATAACTCATAATCTAAATCATGCTATATCTATGGGAAATAGACTTTTGATGATGCATGGGGGAAAAGTAGTTTTAGATATTAAAGAAGATGAGAAGAAAGGTTTGAATATAGATAAGCTTTTATCATATTTTGAAAAAATACAATCTAGGGATGGGCTAAGTGATAGAGTGGTATTTTCTTAA
- a CDS encoding ABC transporter permease, producing the protein MDLIISILEQGLIFSLMALGVYITYKILDFPDLSVDGTFALGASVTAALLVKDINPVVATSISIIAGCIAGIATGILHVRFKITNLLSGILVMTALYSVNLRIMGKSNIPLFNQNTVFNINIETIYIIAIIAFLVKILLDLFLRTKLGFALKACGDNERLITSLGIDIGNIKIIGLMVSNGLVAFSGSLLAQYQGFSDVTMGSGIIVMGLASVIFGEAVLKKFSFIKTTTMAVIGSILYKLSTALALKIGFNPTDLKLITALIVVVAIASNNARFKLNLNFIKRGERNDSNKELIQNIQ; encoded by the coding sequence ATGGACTTAATTATAAGTATACTCGAGCAGGGCTTAATATTTTCTTTAATGGCCTTAGGAGTGTATATAACATACAAGATACTAGATTTTCCTGACTTGTCAGTAGATGGAACATTTGCTCTTGGAGCATCTGTTACAGCAGCTCTTTTGGTTAAAGATATAAACCCAGTTGTTGCAACGTCTATATCTATTATAGCTGGGTGCATAGCAGGAATTGCAACTGGAATACTTCATGTTAGATTTAAAATAACTAACTTACTATCAGGTATATTAGTTATGACAGCTTTATACTCTGTAAATCTTCGAATAATGGGAAAGTCAAATATCCCATTATTCAATCAAAACACAGTATTTAATATAAATATAGAAACTATATATATAATAGCTATAATAGCTTTTTTAGTGAAAATTCTGTTAGATCTTTTTCTTAGAACAAAACTTGGTTTTGCTTTAAAAGCGTGTGGAGATAATGAAAGACTTATAACATCTCTTGGCATAGATATAGGGAATATAAAAATAATAGGACTTATGGTATCAAATGGCTTAGTAGCATTTTCAGGATCACTACTTGCTCAATACCAAGGATTTTCAGATGTTACAATGGGAAGTGGCATTATAGTTATGGGTCTTGCATCAGTAATATTTGGAGAGGCAGTTTTAAAAAAATTCTCATTTATCAAAACTACTACAATGGCTGTTATAGGGTCTATTTTATATAAATTAAGCACGGCTCTTGCCTTAAAGATTGGGTTTAATCCAACAGATTTAAAATTGATAACAGCATTAATAGTAGTAGTTGCTATAGCTTCTAACAACGCTAGATTTAAACTAAATCTAAACTTTATAAAAAGAGGTGAGAGAAATGATTCAAATAAAGAACTTATCCAAAACATTCAATAA
- a CDS encoding ABC transporter substrate-binding protein yields MVGKKNFKIVVLLILLVVSLVGCKSVDTSKGDKIKIGITQIIEHPALDLAREGFIEALKDNGFEDGNNIEIDFQSAQGDIPTSQTIAQNFVSQNKDMIFAIATPSAQSAFNSTNEIPILITAVTDPVEAGIVKSIEKTQTNVTGTSDMTPVDKQFELIKTLVPNAKKIGVIYNTSEINSKIQIDMAKKEAKKNGFDIEEVGISSVNEVAQAMDKLTQSVDVVYTPADNLVASSMSLIANKCNEKNIPIIGAEESHVKLGALATQGIDYKQLGYETGLMAIEVLNGKKPQDMSIEYIKNTTLVINEKVAKDLNVQIPNGLKSKAQLIEGEN; encoded by the coding sequence ATGGTAGGAAAAAAGAACTTTAAAATCGTTGTTTTACTTATCTTATTAGTTGTATCTTTAGTAGGATGCAAGTCAGTGGACACTTCAAAGGGTGACAAAATCAAAATTGGAATAACTCAAATAATAGAGCATCCAGCTCTTGATCTAGCGAGAGAAGGATTTATAGAAGCTCTTAAAGATAATGGATTTGAGGATGGGAATAACATAGAAATAGACTTTCAAAGTGCTCAAGGAGATATACCCACATCTCAAACTATAGCACAAAATTTTGTATCTCAAAATAAGGATATGATATTTGCAATAGCAACCCCATCAGCTCAAAGTGCATTCAATTCTACAAATGAAATCCCTATACTAATAACAGCAGTAACAGATCCTGTAGAGGCAGGAATAGTAAAATCTATTGAAAAAACACAGACAAATGTAACAGGAACTAGTGATATGACTCCTGTTGATAAGCAGTTTGAACTTATCAAAACTTTAGTTCCAAATGCTAAAAAAATAGGAGTTATATACAATACAAGTGAAATAAATTCTAAAATTCAAATCGATATGGCTAAGAAAGAGGCTAAAAAGAATGGATTTGATATAGAGGAAGTTGGAATAAGTAGTGTTAATGAAGTAGCTCAAGCCATGGATAAATTGACTCAAAGCGTGGATGTTGTATACACTCCAGCGGATAATTTAGTTGCATCATCAATGAGCTTAATAGCAAATAAATGCAATGAAAAAAATATACCTATAATAGGTGCAGAGGAATCACACGTAAAATTAGGTGCTTTAGCTACACAAGGAATAGACTACAAGCAGTTAGGATACGAAACAGGCCTTATGGCTATTGAAGTTTTAAATGGTAAAAAACCTCAAGATATGAGCATCGAATACATTAAAAATACTACTCTTGTTATAAATGAGAAAGTAGCAAAAGATCTAAATGTACAAATACCAAATGGCTTAAAATCAAAGGCACAGCTTATAGAGGGGGAAAATTAA